The Acanthochromis polyacanthus isolate Apoly-LR-REF ecotype Palm Island chromosome 17, KAUST_Apoly_ChrSc, whole genome shotgun sequence genome has a window encoding:
- the gja2 gene encoding gap junction protein, alpha 2: MADWNLLGKLLESAQEHSTVVGKVWLTVLFIFRILVLGAAAEKVWGDEQSGFTCDTKQPGCQNVCYDKTFPISHIRFWVMQIIFVSTPTLIYLGHIIHLVRMEEKENQKLKDRAMQHENQQQLLNKPKKAPIKDKQGHVRLQGVLLRTYVFNIVFKTLFEVAFIVAQYFLYGFELKPMYTCDRWPCPNMVNCYISRPTEKTIFILFMLAVACLSLLLNLVEMYHLGFTKCHQGFHYRRSRASKEAPKVLTETAMPFVPNYSYFAGHHAAPESFSTDSKYSMADPNSAYSPYNSKVVYKQNRDNMAVERKGKAEEDDPKERKTSNSVFEMPVEKSRRNSQSSKHGSNKSRLDDLKV, from the coding sequence ATGGCAGACTGGAACCTGTTGGGGAAGCTGCTGGAGAGTGCCCAGGAACACTCCACCGTTGTGGGCAAGGTGTGGCTCACAGTGCTGTTTATCTTCCGCATCCTGGTGCTGGGAGCCGCCGCTGAGAAGGTGTGGGGCGACGAGCAGTCCGGCTTCACGTGCGACACCAAGCAGCCCGGTTGTCAGAACGTCTGCTATGACAAGACCTTCCCCATCTCTCACATCCGCTTCTGGGTGATGCAGATCATCTTCGTCTCCACGCCCACTCTCATTTACCTGGGCCACATAATTCATCTGGTCCGCATGGAGGAAAAGGAGAACCAGAAACTGAAGGACCGTGCCATGCAGCAtgaaaaccagcagcagttaCTTAATAAGCCCAAAAAGGCCCCGATTAAAGACAAACAGGGCCACGTGCGCTTGCAAGGTGTACTGCTGCGAACCTACGTCTTCAACATTGTTTTTAAGACGCTATTTGAAGTGGCATTTATTGTAGCTCAGTATTTCCTGTACGGTTTTGAGCTCAAGCCGATGTACACTTGTGACCGCTGGCCTTGTCCCAACATGGTGAACTGCTACATCTCCAGACCCACTGAGAAGAccatcttcatcctcttcatgctgGCCGTGGCCTGCCTCTCCCTGCTGCTCAACCTGGTGGAAATGTACCATCTAGGCTTCACAAAATGCCACCAGGGTTTTCACTACAGACGATCTCGGGCTTCGAAGGAGGCTCCCAAAGTCCTCACTGAGACAGCCATGCCCTTCGTCCCCAACTACAGCTACTTCGCTGGTCACCATGCAGCGCCTGAATCTTTCTCGACTGACTCAAAGTACAGCATGGCAGATCCCAACTCTGCCTACAGCCCCTACAACAGCAAAGTGGTTTACAAGCAGAACCGAGATAATATGGCTGTGGAGAGGAAAGGTAAAGCAGAGGAAGATGATCCGAAGGAGAGGAAAACCTCCAATTCTGTCTTTGAGATGCCGGTTGAAAAATCGCGCAGGAACAGTCAGTCGAGCAAACACGGCAGCAACAAGAGCAGGCTGGACGACCTGAAGGTCTGA
- the gjb1a gene encoding connexin 27.5 isoform X1 — protein sequence MPLTPPAEPDPEPKMNWASFYAVISGVNRHSTGIGRIWLSVLFIFRILVLVVAAESVWGDEKSGFTCNTQQPGCNSVCYDHFFPISHIRLWALQLILVSTPALLVAMHVAHRRHVDKRLYKLSGRTNPKDLEQIKTQKMKITGALWWTYVISLLFRIVFEVTFMYVFYMIYPGYKMIRLVKCDSYPCPNTVDCFVSRPTEKTVFTVFMLAASGVCILLNIAEVVFLVGKACSKHLHNAGDSTMGAWIQQKLCSY from the exons ATGCCTCTTACACCTCCAGCTGAGCCCG ACCCGGAACCAAAGATGAACTGGGCATCATTTTATGCTGTCATCAGCGGTGTGAACAGACACTCCACTGGCATCGGCCGCATCTGGCTCTCTGTCCTGTTCATTTTTCGCATCCTGGTCCTGGTGGTTGCAGCTGAGAGCGTTTGGGGCGACGAAAAGTCCGGCTTCACCTGCAATACCCAGCAGCCGGGCTGCAACAGCGTCTGCTACGACCACTTCTTCCCCATCTCCCACATCCGCCTCTGGGCTCTCCAGCTCATCCTGGTCTCCACTCCGGCCCTGCTGGTCGCCATGCACGTGGCCCACCGCCGCCATGTCGACAAGAGGCTCTACAAACTGTCAGGCCGGACCAATCCCAAAGACCTGGAGCAGATAAAGACCCAGAAGATGAAAATCACAGGAGCCCTGTGGTGGACGTACGTCATCAGCCTGCTGTTCCGTATCGTCTTTGAGGTCACCTTCATGTATGTGTTTTACATGATCTACCCTGGTTACAAGATGATCCGGCTGGTGAAGTGTGACTCGTACCCCTGTCCCAACACAGTGGACTGCTTTGTGTCGAGGCCCACGGAGAAGACTGTCTTCACCGTGTTCATGCTGGCTGCGTCGGGGGTTTGTATTCTGCTCAACATCGCAGAGGTGGTCTTCTTGGTGGGGAAGGCCTGCAGCAAGCATTTGCACAATGCTGGAGACTCGACTATGGGAGCTTGGATCCAACAAAAGCTTTGCTCGTactaa
- the gjb1a gene encoding connexin 27.5 isoform X2: MNWASFYAVISGVNRHSTGIGRIWLSVLFIFRILVLVVAAESVWGDEKSGFTCNTQQPGCNSVCYDHFFPISHIRLWALQLILVSTPALLVAMHVAHRRHVDKRLYKLSGRTNPKDLEQIKTQKMKITGALWWTYVISLLFRIVFEVTFMYVFYMIYPGYKMIRLVKCDSYPCPNTVDCFVSRPTEKTVFTVFMLAASGVCILLNIAEVVFLVGKACSKHLHNAGDSTMGAWIQQKLCSY, from the coding sequence ATGAACTGGGCATCATTTTATGCTGTCATCAGCGGTGTGAACAGACACTCCACTGGCATCGGCCGCATCTGGCTCTCTGTCCTGTTCATTTTTCGCATCCTGGTCCTGGTGGTTGCAGCTGAGAGCGTTTGGGGCGACGAAAAGTCCGGCTTCACCTGCAATACCCAGCAGCCGGGCTGCAACAGCGTCTGCTACGACCACTTCTTCCCCATCTCCCACATCCGCCTCTGGGCTCTCCAGCTCATCCTGGTCTCCACTCCGGCCCTGCTGGTCGCCATGCACGTGGCCCACCGCCGCCATGTCGACAAGAGGCTCTACAAACTGTCAGGCCGGACCAATCCCAAAGACCTGGAGCAGATAAAGACCCAGAAGATGAAAATCACAGGAGCCCTGTGGTGGACGTACGTCATCAGCCTGCTGTTCCGTATCGTCTTTGAGGTCACCTTCATGTATGTGTTTTACATGATCTACCCTGGTTACAAGATGATCCGGCTGGTGAAGTGTGACTCGTACCCCTGTCCCAACACAGTGGACTGCTTTGTGTCGAGGCCCACGGAGAAGACTGTCTTCACCGTGTTCATGCTGGCTGCGTCGGGGGTTTGTATTCTGCTCAACATCGCAGAGGTGGTCTTCTTGGTGGGGAAGGCCTGCAGCAAGCATTTGCACAATGCTGGAGACTCGACTATGGGAGCTTGGATCCAACAAAAGCTTTGCTCGTactaa